One genomic window of Salmo salar chromosome ssa12, Ssal_v3.1, whole genome shotgun sequence includes the following:
- the LOC123725620 gene encoding low affinity immunoglobulin gamma Fc region receptor II-b-like encodes MKVTPSDLTADFYKDGSLVRTETTGEMTIPAVSKSDEGLYKCSTSEGESPERLMTLTVLSPLPVSLSIRPNRSQFFEYESLIVSCEVQGNSAGWTLKRYTSTGKLSACGTDWGKQQGFSCIVSLILPDSGVYWCESGSGEHSNTVNITVHDTAGAVMLESPALPVTEGDSVTLRCRYQGTPSDLKAGFYKDGSLVRTETTGEMTIPAVSKSDEGLYKCSTSEGESPERLMTLTVPASNPDPSTVPVLSVSLPRLLGSLLVVSPYLLVTIVLLVKCNRRRGSR; translated from the exons ATGAAGGTAACTCCCTCTGACCTCACAGCTGATTTCTACAAAGATGGATCCCTCGTCAGGACTGAGACTACGGGAGAGATGACCATCCCTGCAGTATCCAAGTCAGATGAAGGACTCTACAAGTGTTCCACCTCTGAAGGAGAATCCCCGGAGAGACTGATGACTCTGACAG tcctctctcctcttccagtcTCTCTGAGCATCCGTCCCAACAGATCGCAGTTCTTTGAATACGAGTCTCTCATTGTGAGCTGTGAGGTTCAGGGGAACTCTGCCGGATGGACGCTGAAGAGATACACATCGACTGGGAAGCTTTCAGCTTGCGGAACGGACTGGGGAAAACAACAAGGTTTTTCATGCATCGTGTCACTAATCCTACCAGACAGTGGAGTGTACTGGTGTGAGTCTGGGTCTGGAGAACACAGCAATACTGTCAACATCACAGTACACG atacagctggtgctgtgatgCTGGAGAGTCCTGCCCTTCCTGTGACTGAGGGAGATTCTGTGACTCTGCGCTGCAGATATCAGGGAACTCCCTCTGACCTCAAAGCTGGTTTCTACAAAGATGGATCCCTCGTCAGGACTGAGACTACGGGAGAGATGACCATCCCTGCAGTATCCAAGTCAGATGAAGGACTCTACAAGTGTTCCACCTCTGAAGGAGAATCACCAGAGAGACTGATGACTCTGACAG TTCCAGCTTCAAACCCAGACCCCTCTACAGTCCCAGTGTTGTCCGTGTCTCTGCCCAGGCTGCTGGGTAGTCTACTGGTGGTGTCTCCCTACCTGCTGGTGACCATCGTACTGCTGGTGAAATGCAACAGACGTAGGGGCTCAAG GTGA